CGCATCAAGTGTTAAGTTAGCGTCTTTGAGTTCTAAGACCTTCTTGCCTAAACGTGATTGGCCCATTTGAATATCAACTTCGGCAGTATCCGGCCCAGTTGTCAGATTGCCCTTCAAATCGTTAAACCGATTGATTCGCGCTTGTTGTTTTGTCGTCCGAGCTTTAGCCCCGGCGCGCATCCACGTCAACTCTTGCTTATAGAGTTGTTGTTGTTTGTGGGCGGCTTGTTGTTCGCGTTCAAGCCGGTCCGCTTTTTGTGTTAAGAATTGTTCGTAGTTCCCGGTATACGTATAGAGTTGACCGGCGTCCAATTCAAAAATTTGATTTGCGACCCGATCCAAGAAATAGCGATCATGCGTCACGATTAAAAGTGCGCCCTTATATTGTGCTAAGCGTTTTTCCAACCATTCGATAGAATCAAAATCAAGGTGGTTAGTCGGTTCGTCTAAGATTAATAAATCGGGGCTTTCAATCAAGGCTTGTGCCAAACCAACCCGTTTTTGTTGGCCCCCCGAGAGCGTATTAATCGGTTGATCTAAGTCAGTTAAATGCAATTGCGTCAAAATTGTTTTGATATCGGTATCCACGGTCCAAGCATCTTGTTGCGTCATCTGCGCATCAGCTTGTTCATATTGCGTTTGCAACTTAGGATTCGTTGGATCGGCCGTATAAGCTGCCAGGACACGTTCGTAATTCTGAATCGTCTTAAACACTGGATTTTGGCCGGCAAAAATAGCGGCCATGATACTCAAATTAGTATCAAAGACCGGTTTTTGCGCTAAATAACTCATCGCGTATTGATTAGGTGTTTCAATCTGGCCACTATCATAAGAGTCAGTGCCTGTTAACGCGTTTAATAATGTCGTCTTCCCAGTCCCGTTAATCCCAACGAGGCCAATTCGATCACCTTCGCGAATTAAAAATGAGATATCTTTAAAGAGCGTTTTTTCGCCATAAGTCTTCGTTAAGTTCGTCGCTGTTAATGTTTGCAATATTTTTCACCTTTTACTTTCATTCTCTCAATCATAGCGAATAATCCGGCGGGTGACAATTAAAAATCACTAAAAAAACCGATTCATAATCGAATCGGTTTTAATGCAGTCATTAAATTTCAGGATATTCATCGGCAATTGAGCTTGTAGCATCAATGACGATGTATAAATGACCATTTTTTTGTGAGATTTGGCTGGTTTGATAAATGTTATCTAAACCGCTTGTATCCTTATTCTTGAATGGGAAGTAAATTTGAAGTGGTTTTTTATCTTGTTCGTCTTCAAAGATAAGGTCTAACTTCTCAATATCTTGATACTTCGTTGCGCGGCCAAACATCCCCATTTCAAGTGAGCCAGTGTTAATGTCTTCACTCTTAACATGATCAGCTTCTGGCAAGATTTCAGCTTTAAAACTCTTACATGGATGAATTTCTTGCATTGGGCCACCATTAATGCGGCCATAGCTCGTTGTTACCCGGCTAATCCAAATATCGTTCAATTCCTTGTGGTTGATTGTCCATGCGTCACCATTTCTAAAATACAATTTCAATTCTTTAAAAACGTGTTGTGCCATCAATGTCACCCTTTCTGAATGTGCTTACATGCTTATTTTAACACAAGTCTTGAAAAAGTGGTTCATTTTTATTTAGCAGCCTTTAGTAACGCTTCCGTGTCATTTGGTAACTCGGCTAGGACCACTTTCCGTTCTAAAATAGCCAGCGTTTTACCTAAAATGGGTCCGGGCTGGAAGCCATTTTGCATCAATATTTGGCCATTAATCGCTAAATCGGCTTTTTGTTTAATTTGTAACCGGTCATAACGCGTGAACCAGTCGGCAGTCGGAATTGTCGCAGTTGTCACTAATTCTGCGATTTGCAAACTGATCACTAAAACTGCTTGGCCAGCTTGATAAAGGTCCCATTGATCGGCAGTTGCCGTCAATAATTTAGGCAGTAAGACTAAGCCCGCTTTAACCGCATCAATCACATCATTAGCACTCTTCCAATGCTTCAAAAAACGCCCAGCTTGTGCGGGGGTTTGCCCAAGTAAATAGGTCACCACTAACCAAACCGTACTTTCGTCATGCAGCTGCTTCGTGGGCAAGGCCGTCAATTGTTCCAAAGCCGGTAATTGATCAGCCAAATCTGGACAATATCGATATAAGCCCGTGTCAATAAACGTCCGTAACCCATTTTGCCGTTCAATCCCTTGCATCAACTTCATAAATTCAACGTGAATGCGTTCAACTGCAATTTTTTCAAGTAAGGCAGCGTGTTTTTCAATCGCGGCTTGCGTGTTTTCAGTCACTGAAAAACCGAGTTGGCTCTCAAACCGAACTGCCCGCATCATCCGAAGTGCATCTTCGTGGAAGCGTTCATCGGCGACACCGACCGCTCGAATTTTATGCGCCTTCAAATCAGCAATGCCGTCAAAAAGATCGATAATTTCACCATCTGCGCGCATCGCTAAGGCGTTAATGGTAAAATCACGCCGTTTCAAGTCCTCTTCCAATGAGCGGACAAACGTTACTGAATCAGGCCGCCGAAAATCTTGGTATCCGGTTTCCGTTCTAAAAGTTGTCACTTCGTAGCCATTCCCATGATCTAAAATCATGACCGTACCATGTTGAATCCCAGTATCGACGGTCCGTTTAAAAATTTGTTTGATTTCAGCTGGATAGGCAGATGTCGCAATGTCAACATCATGAATTGGTAAGCCCAATAAATTATCACGGACACTCCCCCCAACAAAGTAAGCCTCAAAACCAGCTGCTTCAATTTGTTCTAGGATTGGCAGTGCTTCTGCAAATTCGGGCGCAAAAGTCGTTAATTTCATTTATTCAACCTCTTATCTGACCACTATTGGTACATCATTTTATCCATTTATCATACCACAATCCTTTGCTAAACTTAATTGGCTTAGTCATGACAGCGATTCCGTGCTATATTTAATAGTAGGTACCACAGTAAGGGGGAATGACAAATGACACAAAAAACAAATTTGACCACCACTTTCCGTGATTTAATCGCGATTGCCATTGGTTGTGCGATTTACGCCTTTGGTTTGATTACGATTAACATTCAAAACCACTTAGCTGAAGGTGGGTTAACCGGGATTACCTTAATTGTGCGCTATTGGCTTCATATTGATCCAGCATATACAACTTTAATTTTAAATATCCCATTAGTAATTCTTGGGTACAAATTTTTAGGCAAACGCGCCTTAGCGTATACAATTTACGGCACCGTCATGATGTCCGTCTTCTTATGGATTTGGCAACGCGTCCCGGTCACCATTAATTTAAATCACGATATTTTCATTGCCGCGCTACTGGCTGGTTTATGTGGTGGTTTTGGTAGTGGTATCATCTACCGCTACGGTGGTACGACAGGCGGTAGTGATGTCATCGCCCGAATTATTGAAAAACGACGGGGAGTCCAAATGGGGCGTTCCCTATTAATTTTTGATATCTTTGTTTTAACAGCTTCCCTCAGTTACCTCGATATCGAGCACATGATGTATACCTTAATTGCATCATACGTTTTCTCCCGCGTCGTTAACTTTACACTCGAAGGGGCGTATGCGGCCAAAGGTTTGTTAGTCGTCAGCGATCACTATCAAAAGATTGCCAATCAAATCATGTCTCAAACCGGTCGGGGCGTGACTTTCTTACACGCTGAAGGGGGTTATTCACACCAATCGCGTCAAATGATTTATTGTGTAGTCGGTGCTAGCGAAGTGGCCCACCTCAAAAGAATTATTGAACACCAAGACCCAAAAGCCTTCATTTCAATTATTGACGTCCACGAAGCACTAGGAGAAGGCTTTACGTATGAGACGCCCATGAAGGATTAAATAGCATAACCGAAAAAAGGCTGAACAGATATTTGTTCAGCCTTTTTTGATTTCTTGTTTTAAACAATCGTCATGCTTCATTCTTAATAATCCCAATTTCTTTACTTCGTAATATTTAAATCCACCGCTTGATAGAAGGCATTTGCCGTATCCGAAATATTCCAAACACCTAGCAACACATTATAGCCACTTCGGTCGGTTGGAATATTAATCGTCTGTGCAACGTCTTTGGCTGGTAACTTTCCTTGATCATCAATCGAAGAAATCTTTTCAAAGTTTAAAATACTTAGCGGTTGATTTGGATTCCAACCTGGGCGGGTTAAGTAATAGTCCCACGTACTTGTTTTATGTTGTGCCGTTAAGTGCCACTTAATCGTTAATGCGCCTGATTTAACTTGATTTTGATGCCATCTCGTACTCGTTTGTTCATCAAGATTCGAAAATGAACTGATATTAGCACTCGCTAATTTGCCATCGATAAATGTATTCTTAGGGGCTTCAATACTTTGTGGCTCGTATTGAACTTGACCAACATTGGTGTTCAATGGTTTTTGACCGGTATCATTTGTGAACGCATTACTACCTAAATACGCGCGACTACCTGGGGATGTGATATACCCGTGTGCGCTAACTTGTCCGGCACCTAATGCTGTCACACCTAATACTGAACAAAAGCCAACGATGGTCCATTTCAATAATTGCTTCTTCATCATATCCACTCCTTATCATTTATATTACATTTTAATGTTATCAAGCTCGAGAAAGCGTTGTCAAAAAATTACGCTTCATTCTTTCTGCCTTTTTAAAATCAATACCGCTTGCACACTAAAAAAGACCCTTCAGTTAGATAACACTAACTGAAGGGTCTTCAATTTATAGTAATTCTTTACCGTCGATCATTTCAATTTCTTTTTCTTCTTCCTCCGCCGTTATGAAATACTGTTGATTGCGAAGAACGAATAAAATCCCAATTAGAATCATCAAGCCGGCGAAGTAAAATGTCCAGTGAGCTGACCATTTTTCAGCAATTTTACCAGCGACAAAAGGCGCAATGGCCCCCGGTAAACCGAATGAAACTGTAGGCAGACGATGCAACACTGCGTTCAATCGTCTTATTTTCCATTGCAACCGTTGTTAAGAGCGTATTGACTAAGCCTTGGAAGAAGCCGGCGATGATCACGCCAAAGGCCACTAGGACTGGTTGATCAGCATTAATCCCAATCACTACTAAGCAAACGAGGAAAAAGCCCAACCCAATCAACAATGTCATTAACGTGTTCGTCTTTTGTTCCAAGCGAGGTGCTACAAAAACGGACGCAATGGCGAGTAAGATTCCCCAGCCAAAGAAAACAAACCCGACTTGCATTTCAGTGAGCCCAACTAATAAAAAGGGTGCGTACGCTAAAATTGTAAAGAAGCCAAAGTTATACAACAATGCAATAATTCCGATTGAGCGGAGGCGATGATTTTTTAAGGCAACCGCGCCGGCAAAAAAGCGCGCTTTTTTAACGGGTTTGGCAATCGGTTCTAATAAAAATACAATCGTCATCGCAGCGATAAACATTAAGATTGCTACGCCATAAAACGGAAAACGCCAAGAAAAACTCCCCAGCGCCCCACCGACTAACGGACCAACTGCCATTCCGATTCCCATTGAACCTTCGTATAACATAATGGCTTGTTCCGTTTTTTCGGGCATCACACTAACAATTGCCGTTAACGCTGTCGATAAGAACAATGCGTTCCCAAAGCCCCAACCGGCCCGCAACGAAATTAATTGTGAGATTGTCTGTGAACGACCTGCTAAAGCGGCAAATAATACAATAATGATTAAACCGATACTAATTGTTCTTTTGGCACCAATTCTAGTCGAAATGAAACCAGTAAATAACATAATAATCCCTGTCACCAACATATAACTCGTAAATAATAGCGTCGTTTGCGCTGGTGTTGCATTCAATTTAACCGCGATGGTTTTTAAAATTGGATCAACTAAGCCAATCCCCATAAAAGCGACCATACACGTAAAAGCCAAGGCATACGCTGATCGCAGCCCTTTATTTTGATTCTCCATTAACATATCACTCTCTTTCTCTTTATATAAAGTACACTAGATTTTAAAACGTGTCAATTTTGACACTAATTTTTGACATGAATTAATGACATGTTTGTGAAAGGAAAGTATGTTATACTGAGCAATAATTAATCGATTAAAGGGTGAAACAAGATGAGTACACTCAGCTATATTTTATTATGTATGTTAGTTCGTAAACCTTGCAGTGGTTATGAGTTAAAGCAGTATATTAATTTATTTTGGGAAGCACACCATAGCCAAATTTATACAGCTTTGAATAAACTTCATGAACAAGGCTACGTATCAGTCGAAACCGATGCCATTCACAAGCAAAAAAAAATTTATCACTTAACGCCTGAGGGACAACTCGTGGTTGCTGACTGGTTCCAAGAAGAAACCAATGTCCCTACTCAACGTGACGAATTTTTAGCTAAAGTGTATGTCATTGCTTTATTCAACCAAGAACAGGCAACCTCTTTACTCCAAGATCGCCGTCACCATTACCAAAAAACACAAAAACAATATCAACATAAGATGCAAGAATACGACGCGATTACGGACCCCATTGAAAAACAGAAAAATTTAGGCCGCTACCTCATCTTGAAACGGCGCTTAATGGTCTGTGCCACCGAATTAGAATGGTGCGATTGGGCACAGGAAACACTTAATCAAACCTATTTAACTGACTAATCATTATGCATTACACAAAAAAAGCGTTAAGGCCAACTATATCGTTGGTCTTAACGCTTTTTTTAATTACCTAATGTTTGATAATCATCATAAAGAGTCTGCATATCAAGGTCATTGGGCACTAATTGTAGGTATTGTTTCAAAGCCGCTAATAATTCTGGGACTTGCGCCATTTCTTGGAAGAATAAGATTAAGTCGTGTAAAAATTCTGGATTATCCTTTAATTCCGGATAAGCAAGTAAATAATTCTCACGTGCATCGTCGAATGCTTCAAGCGCAAATTGCGATTGTGCCAATGACCAATAAAGTTCAGCCGTTGGTTTATGATTGGCAATTGCTTCTTGCACAAAGGCCACGTTTTCCGCATGGCGGTTTTGACGGCGATAAACTTGACTCAAGGCACTGATTTCACCCATATTATCCGGGTTAATTTCCAAGGCCTTGTTTAACATTTGTTCGGCCACTTGGTCGTCACCTAATTGGAGGGCTAAATCGCTCCCCTTTTGATAGAGGACCTCACTATACATATCGTAGCCAATCCCGGTTTGAACGGTCGTGAGCGCCTCTTGAAGCTCATTTTGAGCCTCTTGGGCTGTCGCTAGGTAAACGTAAAGCGATGTGTATTGTGGATCAGCTAATTGAAGTTTCGTGAGAATTTCAATTGCCTTTTGATAATCCTTGATTTGTAGGTATAAAAAGCCCATTTGGAATTGATCGTCTTCCGTTAAAAATTCGACGGTCATTGTTTCGTAAATTTGGAGTGCTTCTTCAAAGGCCCCACTGCTGGCATAACTTGTTGCCAAGCGTTTTTGAATATTAACTTGGCCCAATTCCAGCACATCTTGGTCAATCAAAGCTTCGTAGTAGTTAGCTGCCTTACCGTATTCACCCATTTCAAAGTACAATTCGGCTAGTGCAAACTGCATCACTGGTTCATCAGGATAAAGACGTAGCGCCGTTAATAGTTTCTGTTCGCTGACTTCTGGCAAGCCCATCGTCTGGTACACGTCAGCGGCCGTTAATAGGCTTTCTGCGTACGCATTAGATTCCGGCGTAATATCCGTCAATAAATTGAGTGCGTCGTCGTATTGGCCGTTGCTGACCGCAATATCGGCCAACGTCGTCCGAATTTGATCTTCATCTGGGAATTGCGCTAATAATTGTTGATAGATTGTCGACGCTTGTTCCAAAAAACCCATTGCGTAGAGTTCTTCGGCCAAACTGTACAACGTTTCTGGATCGTCTTCTTTTAAAGCCTTTTGGAAAAGCTCATCGGCTTGTTTTAAATCATTATCTTCTAATGCTGATAGCATTTGTTCTGAATTCGTCATTTAACCACCCTTTTTCGATTTATCTATTCTACCATAAAATGACTTTTAACCAATCAAAAAGGACTGGGAAAATCCCAGCCCTTTCATGAATTCTTATTTAACAGAATCCTTTAAAGCTTTACCTGGCTTGAATGCAGGTACTTTGCTTGCAGGAATCTTGATTTCTGCACCAGTTTGTGGGTTACGGCCCTTACGAGCTGCACGTTCACGTACTTCGAATGTACCAAAGCCGATTAGTTGAACTTTGTCACCTTGTTTCAAAGTGTCTTGGATTGAACCAAATACTGCATCTACTGCAGCAGTTGCATCTTTCTTAGTTAAACCAGTTTTTGATGCAACGTTTTCGATCAATTGTGCTTTGTTTGCCATGTTTTTCACCTCCTGCTCATCACAGATAATCAGTAATAAATACCGAAACCATTTTTGAGTGGTCAAAAATGACGAAACAATGAGTTGATCACCATTTCATTTTTAAATTTATCACACAAACCTAGTGATAGCAAGGATTTTCGCTAAAAAAAGGGCTTTCTTTCCAATTTAGTTAATCATATTAGCTTATCAACTTCGAAATTTGTTTATTTCCGTTGACGAGGGATCAAATGAATTGGTGTACCAGTAAAGTCAAACGTTTTGCGCAGTTGATTTTTCAAGAAACGTTGGTATGAGAAATGTAATAGATTAATATCATTAACGAAGACGACAAATGTCGGTGGTTGAACCGCCACTTGGGTCATGTAATAAATTCTCAAACGTTTCCCGTTAATCGCTGGCGTTGGTGTCACCGTTGTGGCTTCCATCAAGACGTCATTTAATAAGGCTGATTGAATTCGTCTGTTTTGGTTTTCACTGACTAATTCGATCATTGCTGGTAAGTTTTGGAGACGAACACCCGTCTTAGCTGAAACAAAGAT
This DNA window, taken from Latilactobacillus sakei, encodes the following:
- a CDS encoding chitin-binding protein; amino-acid sequence: MKKQLLKWTIVGFCSVLGVTALGAGQVSAHGYITSPGSRAYLGSNAFTNDTGQKPLNTNVGQVQYEPQSIEAPKNTFIDGKLASANISSFSNLDEQTSTRWHQNQVKSGALTIKWHLTAQHKTSTWDYYLTRPGWNPNQPLSILNFEKISSIDDQGKLPAKDVAQTINIPTDRSGYNVLLGVWNISDTANAFYQAVDLNITK
- a CDS encoding PadR family transcriptional regulator translates to MSTLSYILLCMLVRKPCSGYELKQYINLFWEAHHSQIYTALNKLHEQGYVSVETDAIHKQKKIYHLTPEGQLVVADWFQEETNVPTQRDEFLAKVYVIALFNQEQATSLLQDRRHHYQKTQKQYQHKMQEYDAITDPIEKQKNLGRYLILKRRLMVCATELEWCDWAQETLNQTYLTD
- a CDS encoding CCA tRNA nucleotidyltransferase; the protein is MKLTTFAPEFAEALPILEQIEAAGFEAYFVGGSVRDNLLGLPIHDVDIATSAYPAEIKQIFKRTVDTGIQHGTVMILDHGNGYEVTTFRTETGYQDFRRPDSVTFVRSLEEDLKRRDFTINALAMRADGEIIDLFDGIADLKAHKIRAVGVADERFHEDALRMMRAVRFESQLGFSVTENTQAAIEKHAALLEKIAVERIHVEFMKLMQGIERQNGLRTFIDTGLYRYCPDLADQLPALEQLTALPTKQLHDESTVWLVVTYLLGQTPAQAGRFLKHWKSANDVIDAVKAGLVLLPKLLTATADQWDLYQAGQAVLVISLQIAELVTTATIPTADWFTRYDRLQIKQKADLAINGQILMQNGFQPGPILGKTLAILERKVVLAELPNDTEALLKAAK
- a CDS encoding HU family DNA-binding protein, encoding MANKAQLIENVASKTGLTKKDATAAVDAVFGSIQDTLKQGDKVQLIGFGTFEVRERAARKGRNPQTGAEIKIPASKVPAFKPGKALKDSVK
- a CDS encoding multidrug ABC transporter ATP-binding protein, whose amino-acid sequence is MQTLTATNLTKTYGEKTLFKDISFLIREGDRIGLVGINGTGKTTLLNALTGTDSYDSGQIETPNQYAMSYLAQKPVFDTNLSIMAAIFAGQNPVFKTIQNYERVLAAYTADPTNPKLQTQYEQADAQMTQQDAWTVDTDIKTILTQLHLTDLDQPINTLSGGQQKRVGLAQALIESPDLLILDEPTNHLDFDSIEWLEKRLAQYKGALLIVTHDRYFLDRVANQIFELDAGQLYTYTGNYEQFLTQKADRLEREQQAAHKQQQLYKQELTWMRAGAKARTTKQQARINRFNDLKGNLTTGPDTAEVDIQMGQSRLGKKVLELKDANLTLDAHPILKDFSLLVQANDRIGITGVNGAGKSSLLNVLAERIPLDSGELVVGETVNLGYYTQQNEDLDLDKRVIAYLQEAGEEVIGKNGDRISVTQLLEQFLFDRSTHGTLIKKLSGGEKRRLYLLKLLMQQPNVLLLDEPTNDLDIGTLTILENYLENFNGTVITVSHDRYFLDQVADKLLVLDGHGNITTEVGLFSDYLAKQKTATTKAAAPKPTPEVTVETVKEPAAKHKLTYNEQKEYAHIETDLEKLDEQIETIKTEMNQNGADYGKLAEWQAELDRLNQELDEKMARWDYLSEYAD